The genomic segment aaaatgaaaatcctAAAGAAGACAAATATTGAGTCAACGTCTATTGTGCCAGTATCGGGCTCCGTACCGATTGCCTGGCGGCACGGGTTGGTATGGGCCCGTCCCGTGCCTTGTCGTGCCGCCCTGTACTAACACAATAGAggcggaggagagagagaacgggagaggaagagagagagactggccggcctctctcctccttcctctccctctccctctccctccctccctcccccgctctctctcttcctctttttccttcttctccccttcCAGCGACGGGGTCTCGGTTTCGTTGCTGGAACCCTCCCGGTCCACCGCCGGTACGGCTCAGGACGCTCCAAACCAGGCAGTTCGAGACGCTCCAAATCCAAATCGGATGGTTCAGAACAGTTCCACCGACCATTTATCGAACACTTGGCATGCCCAAAGGCGAGTTCGAACTCCATGGATGAAATGCCAAgggcataaatctaactaaagtTAAAACATGCCATTGAAATACTTGGGATAGATGTGCAAACCAGCCTTCTAATTGAAACAATTTAATTTGGGTGGGATTTGGAGATACCAGGAATTCAAGGAATGAAGGAGATGGCTCAGATTTGAAGGTTGAAGGGAAGTGAAAAAATAGATGTGGAATCTAATTGACTGATTTGAGGGGGGTTTGCTAGGGAGAGGGGAAACACACCAAAATCTAGTTGAGGATCCTTCACTCTTTAAAAAATGGTTGATAGGTGGGATCAACTATGCCAAGAGAATCCCAGCCCTAATTTACTTTGCAAGCAGAATCTGAGTAAAACCTTTGAACCACCATTTTCAGTGCTTCGAGATGATGGCTCTGTTAATTGGAATTCCTCTACCATTTTCAGAATTCAGTGGAGGCTGCATCATTCTCAaatgataaaaataaacttCATGTTGTGATGACCATCTTCGAACCATGTTCTTAGTGGTAATAGAAGATTTTGAATGGCTTTCAATTGTTCAGTGTACATTTACTAGGGAAAATAACATCAGGAAGATACTGTTCTGTAGCCAGCAATTTCTGGGCCTTTGTGAGCTACTAACTCTAGATGTGCTAAAAGAAAAGCtcagttttcaatgatatcatGTAACTTCTTGCTTAAACTTGAACCTTTTTTTTGGAATATGAGAGTAGTCTGTAGAAAATGGGAATGTTCCGGGCCTGATTAACATATGTGGTCAATAACTCATATGCAAACTCACTTTCTTATGGATAGTTTTGGTGAAGCTAGCTGTACATTTGCCATCGCTTTCACTAAGAAGTATCTGTTATTGTTGCCATAACATGTCTTTTCAAAAGCAACATTCctaaaatttcattttttttatatattattgaTGCTTGGAAATTAGTAATTTATGAGTTTGAATTTGAACAACCTGTTGTTTAGAAGTGGCTGTTGCTGAATCTTTATTGACATTATCACGGTTTAGGAATCCATTCAAGCAGATAGGGATGATCCTAGCTTACCACTAGTCACGGCTCCATTTGGGCATGCCTCACAGGTATATCATGTGACTTGAAtatctattcttggataaaTAGTATATCAAATTGCTTTTTCTTTGGATAAATGTTTAAGGTTATTATATGTTAAAAGGAAAGTAAAAAAAGGAATCACATGATGCTACATAACCGTAATCATGACCATCTAGCCTTTTCCTAACTATTTGGGGTATGCTGTGTCAACGCTCGCCATCTCATTAGCAGACCTCATGATTGTTGCCATGTTGGTACAGTGTTGCTACGCCTGTTACGGGTATCAGTTCAACATATCGAGTCGGTTCGGTATTGGTATGGTACCATTCGCTCGGTGCAGGGTATGTACATATTAGTGGGGTAAACCTTGCATTCAAATAGTAATACAAAATTAACActggcaaatggatgttctACCATTTGCTGTTCTGACGCATCAGATCAAGTCCTGTTGCTCTGTTTTGCATGAATTAATATTGCTGGTAGACACAACATCCCTCACGGCAATGCTAAGCTCTTGTTGGACATTTCTTTCTTAATTTGTCTTAGTTGCATTTGATGATTTTACTGTTAGTTAGTGTTCCTTTAAAATCTTTGGCTACAAATATGATAGGAGAGGCAAGTGTTAtcatcggtatcaaaatggaagcTGCATGTTGCATGGTTCAAGTGGATATAATTCATCCTGTGTTGAGGAGCTGGCATTTCTCTTCTAACTACTGTCAACACTACCTCAATAGGACTTTTCTTGTTTCCTGCATTCAGATATCTATTCCTAGAAGTGCTTGTTTTCTTCTACAGTTACCTAGTCTTGGTATTTTAGGTCAACTCCTGGTCTGCCTGTTGCTTTTTGCTCTCCCATTCTGACTTCAACTCCTGTGGCTGTGTTAGGTCATcttaaatttcaaaattatgatCTTGTTCTATTTTGTTATTCAAATTTTTAGATTTTGATATTCGAGATTTTTCAGCAGGTGTTTGGTGGTCAAAAGAAGTTCGAAATGGTAGTAAGATGATAGAGATTCATAAATCTAGAATTTAACCCACGATTTCAGGGATTTTGTGGGATTTCATTGTACTATGAAAAAACCCAGTTAATAATGCTCCATAGGATGCCTTGAAATTTGAATGCTAGACAGCTCGAGTGTAATATTTTAAGAAATGTTCAGTAGAGATATAAACTTGAGAAGTTTATATCTCTCCTGAACATGACTGTCCtagtaaaataatattttagtatGTGCATTGGTTGCAAAGCATTTCTATGATCTTATGGAAGATCTGTTTAATTGCTGACAAATCCTGTTTTCCTCAGGAAATTGTGAATCTACTGCTTTGTGGACGGGCTGTTCCGAATGTGTTTGATGGCAGAATGGATCTTGGTGGTGGCATGTTCCTCAAAGGCATACCGGCGAGCATGGAGGTCGGATTCCTTTCCCTTTTGGAATCCCTTAATTTCTGCAAGGTTGGTCGGTTTCTAAAATGCCCGAGGTGGCCAATATGGGTGGTTGGAAGCGAGTCCCACTACACTGTTCTTTTTGCACTCGACCCCTCCGTGCAAGAAGAGAATGAGCTGGAAGAACGGGAGTCGAAGATCAGACGAGCATTCGATGCCCAGGACCAGAGTGGAGGGGGAGGCTTTATCAGTGTGGAAGGATTTCATCAAGTTCTCAGGGAGACCAACATAAAAATGCCACCCGAAAAGCTTGAAAACCTCTGTTGTACAGGGTATATTGTACGGAGTGAGTTCTGGCAGGCCTTGCTGGATCTGGATAAAAGCATGGGTGGATTTAAGGACTCAACTGGGTCAACGGGAAAGAAGATTTTTGATATCTACCATTTCAATGGAATCGCCAAGTCTGTGTTGAATGGGAACATAGCAGCAGGAGGTGAGAGTCTGCTGCAGAGACCGAGGCTCTGTAAATTGAGTGTGTCGGTCCCTCCAAGGTGGACGCAGGAAGAGTATCTGGCCGATGTGGCGGCCGCTTCAAGCAGCGACCCCGCTGGGAAAGAAGGTGGCCTTGTTGAGGTAAATCAACCTTCTCAGCATGCCCCGCTGGTAGACTGTATTAGAACGCGGTGGCCGCGTGCCATTTGTAGCTGGGTGGGAGATGCACCCAGTATTGTCTAGGAGACTGAAATCCCATGAATGCAGTCAGTCCCATGAGgtatgcttctttttcttcttttttttgtttgtttgttattTTTTCTCCATAAACACCTGCATATGGAAGTGGTATTATCTGCAGCTTGGATGCCATATTATGTTATCCAGGAGGCTTATTCCAGCTTTTGATGGTTGCTTGCAAACTCAAAATGCCTGATTGTTGTAACGGCTTCtggttatttgtttgttttgtgGTGCATCTAAACATCAGTTTTCTTCTTGCCAGATGTTATAGCTAATTTAGTGAAATCTCCATTTCAATCGGGATGGGAGCCTCTGATGTACCTCTCGTGTGATTGTTGTTGCAGGTGCTTTTGAGCTGGCATCTTCTCATGGCTAGAATGGAGTTCTGTAATTTCAAAATCTCAATACCAACTCTTTATCAACTGCAGAGCATAAAATATTGCAATGTGAAAAACTATCATTGAATCATCAGGACTAGCCGTAAGTCTGGAACAAGAAGCAACCAAAAgaataagagagaaaaaaaaaacgtaaAAGGAAATTTCAAAGTACCCAGCATTTTTGAAAAGGATTTTTATAAAGAATTCTTGCTTTTTACAAGAACATTTCATATTCTAGTTAAAGAAATGATACAGCTactaaaaagtcaaaaaaagatTCATAAGAAAAAACAACTATAATTCAAGAACATGGTACATCCGGAGACTGGTCTTTTTATACTATATCTACGTAAAAATAATACAGTTTTGAAAGAATATTCAAGGCCATAAATTGACCCACAGGCAATTCATAGAATAATATCAGGAATACAACCATCATTTTACCAAGGATTTGACTCCCGAGAAATAGATTACACCCTTAATCACTCGTAATTTAACAAGATTTGTGGCCTTTCAATGGTGCTACAGGATCGTACAGCACTGATTGGTATTCTTGGCTTGCTTGTAGAACCATCTGTGGAGGGGGACAAAAAGTGACCGTATTATCAGAAAAGCATTAAGAGTGTGATTCTTATGCGGTGTTTGGAATATATTAATGTGTTTATGGCAAAGCATGAGTACAAGCACTGAAAAGAAAATGTACTGCCTGCATGGGTACAACCTCAACAAAGGTAGCATTGAATCACCAACATAACATTGCCCGAAATCCATCTACCTTGAAGACAGACTCTGGACACACTTTTATGACTAGATTTAAAATGTCATATAAGGCCTGGGATTTTATTCCAATTAGAGTTGGTGGGATCATGTACATCCATCAAATCCACTCTTCCCTTGAATGAACCACGAACACAAGTGCCTATGCTGGTGCTTATAATTAATGGGTAACTTTGGTGTTACCGTAAGATCCAAGTTTGGGCGGGGAGAAGAAAAGCGGGACCCATAAAATCACATCAACtttggagaagagaagagaagtacTGTTCGAGATTCGGATATACATCAATCGGAAACCGTGAATCAGCACACTACtactgggaaaaaaaaaaaaaaaatcaagatccTCATCCCTCAGGACGACCTTTCAAGATTTAGACAAAAATAAACTCCGGCAGCAATTTGAAACAGATAAAAGAACAGACTTACATGCGCTTTGGATAATAATCTAACAGGAAGAAATCGTAGTAgaagggaaagagagaaaaCCTTCATGTTGGACGGACTGGCGCTGGGGGACGGGCGTCCTCTTGGCGACGGTGCGGCCGACGACAAGAATGAACTCCTTGGCGGCGTTCCGCCGAAAGTAGCCCAAGTGACTCCCGTCGGAGACGTTGGCCAGCACCACCGGATCCGGCGGCCCCGAAGAGGAGTCGCCGCCGGAGCCTTCGCATCGGAGGGCGAGCAGGGGCGGTAATCTTCATCGGCATCGACGCATCGGAGAAGAAACCCTAGGATAGGAAGGGAACAAAAGGCGATAATCTCTCCAGTCCTCGTCGGAGCGgcaagagagggagggggaggatgAGTTGTTAACGGGAAAATAGGGcgttgaggggtattttggggatTTGATATCTTTATAGCGGTGCGCTGTCATCGAACGTTCATCAGTGTGATCGTGATCTTACAAAATGTTGAACCACCCTCGTGAAGGGCACTGAAAGTTTGcccccctttctttcctttcagcAAGCATTGAAGAAAACTCAAAAAGATTTAAACAGAACAAAGACCTGAAAGAAAGCGCCCGTTGCGTTAACATTTCATAAAAACCGAACATACATCCACTTCCTTTGCTTCATTTCTACAAACAGTTCGCCACCAGTTCCCATCCCAAACAACCcagaaggagaaaaaaagaaaaaaaatacatagaAAGAGGCATAAAAAAGCTAGATAGCATCGACTGGGAAGAGAGATCACGCCCTCTCGCCACGGATCCGGCGGGCAAGCTGGATATCCTTGGGCATGATGGTGACGCGCTTGGCGTGGATGGCGCAGAGGTTGGTATCCTCGAAGAGACCGACAAGGtaggcctcggcggcctcctggAGGGCAGCGACGGCGGAGCTCTGGAAGCGGAGGTCGGTCTTGAAGTCCTGAGCGATTTCCCGGACGAGGCGCTGGAAGGGGAGCTTGCGGATGAGAAGCTCGGTGCTCTTCTGGTACTTCCGGATCTCCCGAAGCGCCACCGTGCCGGGGCGGAAGCGGTGGGGCTTCTTCACGCCGCCGGTGGCAGGGGCCGACTTACGGGCCGCCTTGGTCGCCAGCTGCTTCCGGGGGGCCTTGCCACCAGTGGATTTCCTGGCCGTCTGCTTGGTTCTCGCCATCTCCAACAATGAGAGCGAAGATTATGATTTCGAATTGAAGGATTAGGGATTAGGGATTTGGGATTTAGAGGAAGAACGTTTGAATTTGGGGGTTTGGGGGTGGCGAAGGGGATAATTATAGAGCGGGGTGGGGACGGGGAGGCGGAGATCTGCGGGGATTCGAAATTCGGGAGTTTTGTGGGAGTTGGCGCGAGTTGATTCGGAGCGTTGGATTACTCCACAGTGAACGGCGGATGTCTCGTTTGCTTAGAGCACGCGGATCGCAATCCGTGGCGCGACTCCGTTTTCGGATGCCCTTTGATTTCTAAAATTCTGGCGCGATACGTCAAAAACAACGTAAAATTCTGGCGCGTTTTCGAAAAACCCGAAGGGAGAGACGTTGAGCAGATAATCCAAAAACTATTACTATTATTTTCTGTACATCCGATGAATATCTGCATTGAGCTCGCTTGCTAttcttattcttatttttatttttgactaAATAAACATAGCCCTATAGCCACTTCCTCACAAGCTATTAAAATCTACGGTTAgaagaaatatttgttttaagTCGAGTCTTGAGAATTAAGTAAAAGGTAATTATCCTACTGGGTTTGATTCAGAAATGCTAATTGGTTGAGCTAGAAATGTTTTTTCTTCTGATACAAGAGATAAAAGTTCAATTTCTTCCTTAGTCTATAAGATTCTAGAGGGTCACCAAGCTTATTATAGATCAATCTGATTACTCTAGATTAAGGGTGCAATTTTGTTTAGACTCAACTTGAACCGACCTGCTTAACCCATTTATTAGATAGGGTGGGGTTAAGATTTTATAAATATGAGTTGGGCTTGGGCTCAAAAATCTCAACTAAAACTTAAGTTACGTTTGGTTAGGTTGACATTAGCAAGACCCAACCCAATAAATTAGTAAATGATCTATATATGTTTGTAAAACCATATTCCTACCCTTATTAAATTTCCTCAAAATATGATTAAAATTAATAAATGATTGAGACATCGATCCATCAACTATTAAGATAACAAAACTATGCTAAACATTTTTCCCTAAATTAAGTTTATTATTCGAAAGAACCAAATTAATGCAGCCTAACCCAACTCTAACCTAATTCAACTAATCTAATATGGTCCAATTTTAGCTTGGTATTGTGTTTGGTCGGGTTGGGCGGAGAAATTACAGTTAAAATGAATAAAGGTCGGAAGTATAAATGTCGGATAAGTTAGAATTTGCAGACGATAGACACAAGACACGTCGAGAAGGGCGAGAGTCATCAGCAGATGGCACTCATCCCAACCTAAGCCATCCAAGCTTTATCCCTATCCCAAATAAGTTTGGACAGTATTTTGAAGCTGTATCCACTATATTCAAGACTTGATTTCAAGCTTCGACTTATGATGCCCATAACTTTCTTTTGGATGTGCCAATTGCCTAAATGAAGTTCACGACGAGTACAATAACAATGTAATTATAGCTAAAAAGTTTGTCACATAGTACACGAGGCCTACAATGATGTCCTAGCCTTGAAATTagttggtcttttttttttaaggtaaaATTTTGATCTTGCATAACTCATAAttaagaaaaaattattttcaataaTTGCAGTTATCTTGAGAAAGTTGTGATCTCCTCCAACTTAAAAAAGGGATTTTATAGAGATTGCAATCAATTTGATTCAACCGGCAAA from the Phoenix dactylifera cultivar Barhee BC4 chromosome 14, palm_55x_up_171113_PBpolish2nd_filt_p, whole genome shotgun sequence genome contains:
- the LOC103701203 gene encoding histone H3.2, with translation MARTKQTARKSTGGKAPRKQLATKAARKSAPATGGVKKPHRFRPGTVALREIRKYQKSTELLIRKLPFQRLVREIAQDFKTDLRFQSSAVAALQEAAEAYLVGLFEDTNLCAIHAKRVTIMPKDIQLARRIRGERA